In Thunnus maccoyii chromosome 11, fThuMac1.1, whole genome shotgun sequence, one genomic interval encodes:
- the LOC121907644 gene encoding interleukin-1 receptor type 2-like yields the protein MGLCSKLESLLFFLELYGICSGFLQEICTNYKLQFERVFSVPGEVAMLNSTLVSPDVFNFTSVPYNITWYESKTGRELSNQPGQILVQRETLWLLNVALDDDGEYITIVRTPTRCYRQTTRLEVNQPDAGECVRPKKAGQTLMEGVDDSLSCPLKDEIKKLDSYNITSSIKWYKDCNLIVDGEDNITYWDKTKLMIKGVMQNHNGFYTCILTFTLGGVTGSVSETIEAWVKEEYCLVPEVQEPANEIIKAEMGSSFKRRCLVFVAGGGWPMIDIFWLVRNELVFSTDPSDHFYTSETRMWSQDSPRKGVWLERMLMFSKLTEKDFNINYTCRAYSHQGNPVGYFTLLPAEPDLILPMGLVFGGVTVLFIISVIVYYLFKVDIVLWFR from the exons ATGGGCCTATGTTCTAAACTGGAAAGCCTCCTGTTTTTCCTTGAGCTTTACGGGATCTGTTCAGGATTTCTACAAG AGATCTGTACCAACTACAAGCTCCAGTTTGAGAGGGTTTTCTCTGTTCCCGGGGAGGTAGCTATGCTGAATAGCACCTTGGTGTCTCCAGATGTCTTCAACTTCACCTCAGTGCCTTATAACATCACCTGGTATGAGTCAAAGACTGGCAGAGAGCTGAGCAACCAGCCTGGTCAAATCCTGGTGCAAAGGGAGACTCTGTGGTTGCTTAACGTGGCGCTGGACGACGACGGGGAATACATCACCATAGTGAG GACTCCTACTCGGTGCTACAGGCAGACCACCAGGCTGGAAGTGAATCAGCCAGATGCTGGAGAGTGTGTGAGGCCAAAAAAAGCTGGTCAAACGCTTATGGAGGGAGTGGATGACAGTCTGTCCTGCCCTCTGAAAGACGAAATCAAGAAACTGGACAGCTACAACATCACTTCCTCTATCAAGTGGTACAAA GATTGTAACCTCATAGTAGATGGGGAGGACAATATTACCTACTGGGACAAGACCAAACTGATGATTAAAGGGGTGATGCAAAACCACAACGGCTTCTACACCTGCATTCTTACCTTCACGCTTGGTGGCGTCACAGGATCTGTGTCAGAGACCATTGAAGCTTGGGTCAAAG aGGAGTATTGTTTGGTTCCGGAAGTGCAGGAACCAGCCAATGAAATCATCAAGGCAGAGATGG gGTCCAGTTTCAAGCGGAGGTGCCTGGTGTTTGTGGCGGGTGGCGGGTGGCCCATGATTGATATCTTTTGGTTGGTCAGAAACGAATTAGTTTTCAGCACTGACCCCTCTGACCATTTCTACACATCAGAAACACG TATGTGGAGTCAGGACAGTCCCAGAAAAGGTGTGTGGTTGGAGCGGATGCTGATGTTTTCTAAGCTGACGGAGAAGGATTTCAACATCAACTATACCTGTCGCGCATACAGTCACCAGGGAAATCCTGTGGGATATTTTACTCTGTTACCAGCAG AGCCCGACCTCATACTTCCCATGGGATTGGTGTTTGGTGGTGTGACGGTTCTCTTTATCATCAGTGTCATCGTCTACTACCTTTTCAAGGTTGACATTGTGCTGTGGTTCAGATGA
- the LOC121907646 gene encoding interleukin-1 receptor type 2-like, which translates to MIPVVKPSHAGFYTCQCRVLINNQQYKVSRAILLCVQGPDPAQTTTTTVPDISMTSEPGLISSSSSSSTVHTPTLKPPVIVSPLNGTIFESPHGSGLELFCMVLTGCQAADSTVVTWLVNGQSVESSYLDGRALQGARRHTRVSEGCQIELRLIVVAMTGEDIRTELKCVAQNEGGRREVVTQLKLENSTFTWVVVATVAVSCFLTVVSVFLYVLLKPKRKKKMDYFLALQNSTF; encoded by the exons ATGATTCCTGTTGTAAAGCCATCGCACGCCGGTTTCTACACCTGCCAGTGCAGAGTGCTCATCAACAACCAGCAGTACAAAGTCAGCCGAGCCATCCTGCTCTGTGTGCAAG GTCCAGACCCAGCTCAAACTACAACTACCACTGTGCCTGACATCTCCATGACCTCTGAGCCAGGGttgatcagcagcagcagcagcagcagcactgttcACA CTCCTACACTTAAGCCACCTGTGATTGTCTCACCACTGAACGGAACAATATTTGAAAGTCCGCATG GTTCAGGACTGGAACTGTTTTGCATGGTGCTCACTGGATGTCAAGCTGCAGATTCCACTGTGGTCACATGGTTGGTCAATGGCCAATCAGTGGAGTCATCGTACCTTGATGGACGGGCTCTGCAGGGGGCAAGGAG GCACACTAGGGTGTCTGAAGGGTGCCAGATTGAGTTAAGGCTGATTGTTGTAGCGATGACAGGAGAAGACATACGGACGGAGCTGAAATGTGTTGCTCAGAACGAAGGAGGGAGACGGGAAGTCGTCACACAGCTTAAACTAGAGA ACTCCACGTTTACATGGGTGGTGGTAGCTACAGTGGCGGTGTCCTGCTTCCTGACTGtagtttctgtctttctctatgTGCTCTTAAAAcctaaaaggaaaaagaaaatggattACTTCCTGGCTCTGCAAAACAGCACCTTCTAA